GGTGTTGAATCTGGCGCGTGAGGATATTGTCTGGCACTCCGTCAGCGAACTGATTACCGATGTGCCCGATCGGGATATGTTGGGGCTGAACATTGTTGAGTTCGCCGGCAATGATGAAGCGTTGATCAACGAGCAGATAAATACGTTGTGCGAGCGGCTGGATACCCTGATGAGCGAAGGGAAAACGGGCGTGATCGGTTATCAGGTCTGTAACGATCTGGTCGGAATTGAACGTATTTACGGTATGCGTAAGAAAGCCGTGGGTTTGCTGGGAAACAGCAAAGGCTTGGCGAAACCGATCCCGTTTGCCGAAGATACCTGCGTACCGCCGCAGCATCTGGCGGACTACATTGCCGAATTCCGTGAATTACTGGATAGCCACAACCTGACGTACGGCATGTTCGGTCATGTGGACGCGGGCGTTCTGCACGTGCGCCCGGCGCTGGATATGTGCGACCCTCAGCAGGAAATGCTGATGAAGCAGCTCTCCGATAATATCGTCGCGTTAACGGCCAAATACGGCGGCCTGCTGTGGGGAGAGCACGGCAAAGGCTTCCGCGCCGAGTATAGTCCTGAGTTTTTCGGCCCCGAGCTCTATACCGAGTTACGTCGCATCAAGGCCGCGTTCGATCCGGGGAATCGCCTTAATCCGGGGAAAATCTGTCCCCCGCTGGGTGTTGATGTCCCGATGATGAAAGTGGATACGGTTAAGCGCGGAACCTACGATCGCACCATCCCGCTGGCGGTGCGTACCTCTTTTCGCGGCGCGCTGGATTGTAACGGCAATGGGCTATGTTTCAATTTTGATACCCGCAGCCCGATGTGTCCTTCGATGAAAATTACCGGCAATCGTATTCATTCGCCGAAAGGGCGGGCGTCGCTGGTTCGTGAATGGCTGCGTTTGCTGGCGGAACAGGGCGTCGATCCGCTGGAGTTGGAGAAAAAATTACCGCAGCAAAAACTCAGCCTGCGGACGTTTATCCAAAAAGTCGGCAATACCTGGCATGCGCGTCAGGGAGAATATGACTTCTCCCACGAAGTAAAGGCATCCATGTCGGGCTGCCTGGCCTGTAAAGCCTGTTCTACGCAATGTCCGATTAAAATCGACGTTCCCAGTTTCCGCTCGCGCTTTTTACAGCTGTATCACACTCGCTATTTACGCCCGGTGAGGGATTATCTGGTCGCGGGGGTGGAAAGCTATGCGCCGCTGATGGCGCGCAGTCCTAAAACATTTAACTTCTTTTTGAAAATGCCGTGGGTGAACGAACTGAGCCGCCGGCAGATCGGCATGGTCGATCTGCCGCTGCTTTCGTCGCCGTCGCTGCGTCAGCAGCTTGCCGGCCATAGCGCCTGTCAAACCACGCTGGAACAGTTGGAAAAACTGTCTGAACAGGAACGCCGCTCTTATGTATTAATCGTGCAGGATCCCTTTACCAGCTATTACGACGCGCAAGTGGTCACCGATTTTGTTCATCTGGTGGAAAAGTTGGGGCTGAAACCGGTACTGCTGCCATTTTCTCCGAATGGTAAAGCGCAGCACATTAAAGGATTCCTGAACAGCTTCGCCAAGACGGCCGCAAAAACCGCTGACTTCCTCAATCGCGTGGCGACGCTGGGGATGCCGATGGTGGGGGTCGATCCGGCGCTGGTGCTGTGCTATCGCGACGAATATCGTGAAATTCTGGGGGATAAGCGGGGCGACTTTAAGGTGCTACTGGTCCACGAGTGGCTGACGACGCTGCCGGCGAAAGAGACGCCGCAGGCTGCCACGGGCGAATCCTGGTATTTGCTGGGGCATTGCACCGAAGCCACCGAGTTGCCGGCCAGCAGCCAGCAGTGGGCGAATATCTTCTCCCGTTTCGGCGCCAGGCTGGAAAATGTCAGCGTCGGCTGTTGCGGCATGGCGGGAACCTATGGTCATGAAAGTCAGAATCTGGCGAATTCCCAGGGTATCTATGCTCTGTCCTGGCAGCAGGTGTTGCAGAAGTTACCGCAAAAACGCTGTCTGACCACGGGCTACTCCTGCCGCAGTCAGGTGAAACGGATGGAAGGACGCGCGCTGCGTCATCCGCTACAGGCTTTACTGGAGATTATCTGATGCAGTGGAAACGACAGGCGACGCTTGAGCAACTCAACCAACAGGCGCAGGGGTGCATGATTGCGCATCTGGGTATTCGGTTTACGAAACTGACGGACGACAGTCTGGAAGCGGTAATGCCGGTGGATGCCCGTACCCGGCAGCCGTTTGGTTTTCTGCACGGAGGCGCTTCCGTCGTTCTGGCCGAGTCGCTCGGTTCCGTCGCCGGCTATCTATGCACGGAAGCGGAACAGCAGGTAGTAGGGATAGAAGTCAATGCCAACCACCTGCGCGCCGTCGTTGACGGCGAGGTGCGGGGCGAGTGTCACGCCCTGCACATCGGGCGGCGTCATCAGGTGTGGCAGATAAATATTTACGATGCGAACGAGCGGCTATGCTGCGCGTCCCGGCTGACGACATCGGTCATTAGCCCTTAGTTCTGCCATCACAAAATCGACTGGGCAACAGGCCGTTGCCTGGTCTATTTTGCCGCCATAGCCTGCTATACTTAATATCTGTTTTATCCAGATGAACGCATCAGTATCCGACGCCATCTCATTGATGCATGGTGCGCTGACATCAACGCGTCAGGGCAGAAAAGGGACTTGTTTGACGAAATCAGTCTGGAATGCGGTGGCTTTATCCCACCGTCCCTGCATGCTTAACTGGTGGCAGATGGACTTGAGCGTATTGCGTGCAAAGTAGTAGCTCTGCACCCGGAAAAGGTGGCAGCGCGCCTCATTATTTATTTCTTTAATCAGTCGATTATGCAGTTTTATCAACGCGTGCAAATAACTGTCGTCGTCGCCGTTTCTCAGACATAAATCGACCATTTCCATGCAAGCGTTATAATAGCGCCTCAGATGGTCAATATGGCTTTCTGGACGATTTAGGCGAGCCTCCGCCATATAGAAATCTACTGTGGCATCCCGGATTTGAAATTTATATTCGTCAATCTGATGTTGCAGCCAGGCATTCACGGAAAGCATGGGTATCGGCCTTGAACATTAATGATAATCATTATCATATTTATAAAAATAGCCGGGATCAATGGGGAAAATGGGCTTTGACGACAAAAAACTTCCGGGAGAAGTTTTTAACGTCGCGTCAGCGACGATCCGTAAGGATGGCGGCCAGGGACGGCACGCCATAAAAAACTTCCGGGAGAAGTTTTAAAGAGACTGACATGGGGTGGCGCGCCACAAAAATTCGACGGGG
This window of the Brenneria goodwinii genome carries:
- a CDS encoding FAD-binding and (Fe-S)-binding domain-containing protein, with the translated sequence MIPQISQSPGLVQPVLDFLEALKKNGFTGDTATNYADRLTMATDNSIYQLLPDAVVFPRSTADVAILSRLAAQERFLDLTFTPRGGGTGTNGQALNRGIVVDMSRYMNRILEINLEQGWVRVEAGVIKDQLNQYLKPFGYFFAPELSTSNRATLGGMINTDASGQGSLVYGKTSDHVLGLRALLIGGEMLDTQAMPVALAEQLAQEASAVGRIYQAVLHRCREQRQLILDKFPKLNRFLTGYDLRHVFSDDLQTFDLTRILTGAEGTLAFITEAKLDITPLPKVRRLVNVKYDSFDSALRNAPFMVEAQALSVETVDSKVLNLAREDIVWHSVSELITDVPDRDMLGLNIVEFAGNDEALINEQINTLCERLDTLMSEGKTGVIGYQVCNDLVGIERIYGMRKKAVGLLGNSKGLAKPIPFAEDTCVPPQHLADYIAEFRELLDSHNLTYGMFGHVDAGVLHVRPALDMCDPQQEMLMKQLSDNIVALTAKYGGLLWGEHGKGFRAEYSPEFFGPELYTELRRIKAAFDPGNRLNPGKICPPLGVDVPMMKVDTVKRGTYDRTIPLAVRTSFRGALDCNGNGLCFNFDTRSPMCPSMKITGNRIHSPKGRASLVREWLRLLAEQGVDPLELEKKLPQQKLSLRTFIQKVGNTWHARQGEYDFSHEVKASMSGCLACKACSTQCPIKIDVPSFRSRFLQLYHTRYLRPVRDYLVAGVESYAPLMARSPKTFNFFLKMPWVNELSRRQIGMVDLPLLSSPSLRQQLAGHSACQTTLEQLEKLSEQERRSYVLIVQDPFTSYYDAQVVTDFVHLVEKLGLKPVLLPFSPNGKAQHIKGFLNSFAKTAAKTADFLNRVATLGMPMVGVDPALVLCYRDEYREILGDKRGDFKVLLVHEWLTTLPAKETPQAATGESWYLLGHCTEATELPASSQQWANIFSRFGARLENVSVGCCGMAGTYGHESQNLANSQGIYALSWQQVLQKLPQKRCLTTGYSCRSQVKRMEGRALRHPLQALLEII
- a CDS encoding hotdog fold thioesterase, producing MQWKRQATLEQLNQQAQGCMIAHLGIRFTKLTDDSLEAVMPVDARTRQPFGFLHGGASVVLAESLGSVAGYLCTEAEQQVVGIEVNANHLRAVVDGEVRGECHALHIGRRHQVWQINIYDANERLCCASRLTTSVISP